One window of Gammaproteobacteria bacterium genomic DNA carries:
- a CDS encoding PHP domain-containing protein codes for MSLRYDLHCHSTASDGTLSPVELVMRAAQQGVDVLALTDHDVTDGLHEALAAAVTAGITLLPGVEISVTWQAKTIHILGLGIDPSNTVLQQGLAAMRSFRGWRAEEMGRRLEKRGIRDAYAGASAYAHGTILSRTHFARYLVECGHAKDIGQVFKKFLTPGKPGYVAGEWATLPEALHWIHSAGGQAVIAHPARYKLTATRLRQLLGEFKQHGGAAIEVVSGSHSRNDYYTMANYAREFDLLASAGSDYHGPEQSWLELGKLPPLPSGCTPVWSDWQNAAH; via the coding sequence TGCACTGCCACTCCACTGCCTCCGATGGCACGCTCAGCCCTGTCGAGCTCGTAATGCGTGCCGCACAGCAGGGGGTGGATGTGTTGGCGCTGACGGATCACGATGTCACCGATGGCCTGCACGAGGCGCTGGCTGCCGCCGTCACGGCGGGCATTACGCTGTTGCCCGGCGTCGAGATATCGGTGACATGGCAAGCCAAGACGATCCACATCCTGGGACTGGGTATAGACCCCAGCAATACTGTGTTACAACAAGGGTTGGCGGCCATGCGCAGCTTTCGCGGCTGGCGCGCGGAGGAGATGGGGCGCCGTCTCGAAAAGCGCGGCATCAGGGATGCGTATGCGGGCGCCAGTGCGTATGCCCACGGCACGATCCTGAGCCGCACCCACTTTGCCCGTTATCTGGTGGAGTGCGGACACGCCAAGGATATAGGGCAGGTATTCAAGAAGTTTCTCACGCCAGGCAAGCCGGGCTATGTCGCAGGCGAGTGGGCTACCTTGCCGGAGGCGCTGCACTGGATACACAGCGCTGGCGGGCAGGCCGTGATCGCGCATCCGGCACGCTACAAACTCACCGCCACACGCCTGCGTCAACTGCTGGGCGAATTCAAGCAGCATGGCGGTGCTGCGATTGAGGTTGTGTCGGGCAGTCACAGTCGCAACGACTACTACACCATGGCGAATTACGCCAGGGAGTTTGATCTGCTGGCCTCTGCAGGCTCTGACTACCATGGTCCGGAGCAGTCGTGGCTGGAACTGGGCAAACTGCCACCGCTACCGTCAGGCTGTACGCCGGTCTGGAGTGACTGGCAGAATGCAGCACATTGA